A region of Anolis sagrei isolate rAnoSag1 chromosome 2, rAnoSag1.mat, whole genome shotgun sequence DNA encodes the following proteins:
- the FOXP3 gene encoding forkhead box protein P3 gives MVYYRCTTARPPFTYAALIGWAILESPKKQLSLNEIYRWFNNNFGYFRHHIPTWKNAIRHNLSLHKCFVRVENMKGAVWTVDEFEYQKRRSQRCSTYPHPFLGSHAAAVLFGQPWERTAQLRTERSNHYRPEHTIPSSVSAGTVS, from the exons ATGGTATATTACAGATGCACTACTGCTCGCCCACCTTTCACATATGCTGCCCTCATTGGTTGG GCCATCCTAGAATCCCCCAAGAAACAGCTCAGCCTGAATGAAATTTATCGCTGGTTCAACAACAACTTTGGCTACTTCAGGCATCACATCCCAACCTGGAAG AATGCCATTCGACACAACCTCAGCTTGCACAAATGCTTTGTGCGTGTGGAGAACATGAAGGGAGCCGTGTGGACAGTGGATGAGTTTGAGTATCAGAAGAGAAGGAGCCAGCGCTGTTCCACTTACCCACATCCATTTCTGGGGAGCCATGCAGCAGCGGTGCTTTTTGGACAGCCGTGGGAGAGGACAGCCCAGCTGAGAACAGAAAGGAGCAACCATTACAGGCCAGAGCACACCATCCCCTCTTCTGTTTCCGCAGGGACTGTGAGCTAA